Proteins encoded together in one Impatiens glandulifera chromosome 1, dImpGla2.1, whole genome shotgun sequence window:
- the LOC124915885 gene encoding CASP-like protein 1 has product MASIEEKAAAEPVEKVAEPLSSDAPPVVSSEEAAPPPEVKSPEAPPADYFLMGDVILRVLLFASSVAAVVVIVTSNQTALVSAPVPPFPKLLQTAKFQNSPALIYFVTALSLAGLYSIISTIGTTIAILKPSSSTKLIIPHLVIFDVLLLGAVAAATGSAGAVGYIGWKGNSHTGWTQVCDPFTTFCKHIAVAISISLFASVILTILVLLSLYSISKKVPK; this is encoded by the exons ATGGCATCTATAGAAGAAAAGGCGGCGGCGGAGCCAGTAGAGAAAGTGGCTGAGCCACTATCATCAGATGCACCACCGGTAGTATCGTCGGAGGAGGCGGCGCCGCCTCCAGAAGTGAAGTCTCCGGAGGCTCCTCCGGCGGACTACTTTTTGATGGGGGATGTGATCCTTAGGGTTTTGCTTTTTGCTTCATCAGTTGCTGCAGTGGTGGTTATAGTCACCAGCAACCAGACGGCACTTGTTTCTGCACCGGTTCCTCCTTTTCCAAAACTACTTCAGACCGCCAAGTTTCAGAATTCCCCGGCTCTCAT ATACTTTGTGACAGCACTATCATTGGCGGGGTTATACAGCATAATATCAACAATTGGAACAACTATTGCCATATTAAAGCCCTCCTCATCAACCAAACTAATCATTCCTCATCTAGTTATCTTTGATGTG CTGCTGCTGGGAGCTGTCGCAGCCGCAACAGGAAGTGCAGGGGCGGTGGGATACATCGGCTGGAAAGGAAACTCCCATACCGGATGGACACAAGTGTGCGATCCATTCACCACTTTCTGCAAACACATCGCGGTCGCCATTTCCATTTCTCTTTTCGCTTCTGTCATTCTCACAATTCTTGTTCTCCTTTCTCTCTATTCCATCTCGAAGAAGGTCCCCAAATAG